A region of the Methanobrevibacter sp. genome:
ATAATCCCTAGGGGATTATTTTTTTATACTTTTTTTTACAACTATTAATTATGGAGTTCGTCCTCAACAACAAGAGATATTCGATTGTAGACCATGAGCTGTTCATCAACTACCTGATTGTAGACAGCTATTTTCGCTCTAACAGGTCAAAGTATGACTATGACATCAGCTTTGAGTTCATAAATCCCCTTCTGGATAAGGAAAATGTCGAATTCAAGGACATTCTGGAAGGCACAAAGGTTTTGGAGGAGCTTATTGAAAAAGAGCAGATTGGTTTCATACCGGCAGGTCTTAAGATAGAAGAGATTGATGAAAATCACTTTAGGATCATCTATCAGGACATCGCATTTGACGGCGTCAATGTGGGTGAGGCAATTCCGCTTTTGATAGCTTTAAATTCCCTTGTGACCTACAGGCCAATTGTCACATTGGTTCAAATTGAAGAGGAGCTGAATTATTTTCTGGAGAAATTCAGAAGCTATTCCCGATGATCTTTTTTTTAGAAATTAGTGAATTCAATTAGATGTTTTTAGAAACCTGGACTGTTAAAAAAACATCATTTGATTGTAATTGTAACATTGTTCAAACCCAATATTTGAGAATAGTCGATTTTTTCTGAAACGTTTCTTAAAATTGCAATATTTGATTCCATATCCTCATCTTCCGTTATATTTATGCAGATTCCGGAATATTTAATAGAAATAAGAATGTAATCCTCATTGTCCTTGATGATTATGTCAATCAAATCTACTATCTCATCATTGATATTGATAATTTGGACAATCATGTCCTCGATTGCCATGCTGACCATTATGGATAGCCTTTCGTCATTGAATTGTTTTTGAATATTTTCAGACAGGTTAACGGCATCCTTAACATTGCCTGTAATCGTATATTCAAATAATGATACTCCCTCATGTCTTCTGTTTAGGAAAAATCCTGAATATTCGCCATCGCTTCTGCGGGCAATGACTTTTGAATACAGGAAAATGAACAGCAGTGTTGCAAATTGAGAGACTACAAGTGAAATCCAAAATCCGTCAGCTCCCCATAATGAGGTAAATAGATATGCGAACAATACTGGGAAAATAAGCCCCTGAAGAAGGGTAATCGCATTTGCCAATTTATTGTACTGCACGGACTCGGCATAAAACATATACAGACTGTTGACTGCAAATGCAATGAAACTGATGGAGAATATTCTTATGATATTCATGATTAGAGGAATGTCTGAAGGGTTATTGACATTAAATAGGAACAATACCGCCTGAGGGAACATAACAAACAGAACAGAAAAGAACAGACCAAAACCGACTACAATTTTGAGAGACCTTTTGGTTACATAGTCCACACCATGGAAATCCTCTTCCTTATAATATACTGCAGAAATCGGCAGGATTGATTGAACAGTACCTAAAATAAAGATATCCACTAAATACAATGCATTGTAACACATATTATATGCAGATAATCCCAGTTCCCCTAAAATTCCAGCAATTAAAGCATTTAAAAGTATCAGTCTGATTGTGGTATACAATGGGATTGAAGAACCGGAAAATCCGGCCTTGCAGATTTCTGAAAAATAGCCGATTATTCTTGAAGATTTGATCTTTATGAATCTTAATGTCCTCTCTGATTTTACAAAATAGAATGTGATGTATATTGCAGATACAATATGGCCAATGGTTGTTGCGATTGCAGCACCGGAAATCCCCATATTGAAAAATTTCATTAAGATGACATCAAAAACAATATTGACGACATTGCAAAGCAGAAATGCCCTGAACTGCATATTGATGAAACCATCGGTTTTTATGAAATATGCCAAACACACCATATAACATTCAAAAACAATGCCCAGAGCATAGAAAAAGAAATACTGGGCGACAAGCGGTTTCAGTTGAGCGGAATTGCATAGCAATTCAACATAGGGGTCCTGAAAGATTATGGCTGAAAGGGTAATGATCAGCCCGATAATTATGATTGCGATTAGTGAAATCGTGAAATAAGCGTTTCCCTTTTGATTATTGAACTCCGCTCGGGCCATGGTGCATAGGATGCTTCCGCCCAAACCAATCAGCCAGTAGATAACATTGATGAAAGCAACGAAAGGTTCAATGCTTTGAACTACAGACAAAAATGTGGAACCCAAGAACATGCTGATGAAGAATGCATCTACAAGAATGGCAAAATTGCCTGCTATTGAAGCCATTAATGTTGGGAAAAACAATTCCCTGAACTTGCTGTTCAATAAATCAAAGTTTCGCTCATATGTCATGATATCCAAATACTATCCTTTAGATGCAATAACCATTCTATTCAATTTATGTATCGGCAATTCGATTTTAAAATCCAGTAAAGTCAGTAATGCTTCAGCACCTAATCTTGAGTTAGGCATGAAATCATAGGTTGTTTGAGGAATGAAAATCAATCCACTCTTTTTTACTAAATCAAATATATTTAAAAGTAACTTGACAGTTTCATCGTCTTTTTTATTTGAAATGCTTCTGTTTAAATTCACCACCACGCAATCGAATTTCCCTTTGATGTCATCGAGATTTTCAACTAAAACCTGGGATATCTCTAAATTATCAAATATGCTTTCGGTAACTAAAAGGCAATTCCCATAAGCTTTGATGTCATTTATCAAAGACTCGATTTCGCTAGAAATTTTATCCTCTTCAATATTTCCGTCATCATGCAAATCTTCACTAAGGACCAGTTGAAAAGCGCGTTTTTCAATGCTTCTTAAAAATTCAACATCCTTTTGAAGCTGGTGGGGGTCTTCATTAACAAGATACACGGTTCCTGCGCTGCTTTCCAGATCTTGAGTTTTAGAAAACTTTTGAGGAGTTTCAATTGGACTTATGTTTGTTTTAAAGTAACTTTTTAAATTAACCCCTATGGATTCCATTGGAGAGGATTTTGCAATCAGGTCTTTTGGAACATTGATTTCTTTAATACATCCATATGCAATTTGATGATAACCTTTTTTACGTTCAAGATGGAATTTTTCAGGATTCAAATAGGAATCCAAGGAACTGTCTGTTTCATGCTGACCGGAAATCAAGTCCAGATATCTAGCATCCATATTTCCTCCATGTGGGCGGCAATTGACTTCTATTAGAACAGGGCCTTTTTCGTCAACCATGTACTCCCCATGAACAGGGCCGTATTTTATTCCCAATGCATCCGCAACATCATATGCATATTCTACAATTTCAGAATCGCCAATTCCCAATTCATAAACGATTTCATCATTATCATAAATATTGCCTCCTTCAGAGGTTTTGATCTTGTTGTATTTCCAGATTGTTGTCACACGATGAGTCCCATTGCATGAAACGGTGTTTACAACATATTCCTGTCCTTTTATGCGCTCTTGAATTACGAGTTCAGTCAGTTCATTTCCATAAACTCCAGTCAAGTTAAACACTTCATTAACCGCATCAATCATTTCCTGTTTGTTTGAACATAGTCTCACGCCAACTGATGCGGCGCTATACACCGGCTTTACAACAACTTCCTTTAGATTTTCAGAGTCATAATATATGATGGCTTCATCCAAAGACCTGATAACCTGTCCCTTGATTGAACGAAGATTATTTTCGGCCAATCTGTTTTGCATTTCATTTTTCAATGTCATTGCATCGATGTTTTCAATAGGGTTGCATAACAGATTCAAGTCATTTGCCAGTTTTGTGGCCAGTATCACTCCATCTTCAGTTCCGGGAACAATCAGCAGAGGGTCGTATTTTCTAACCATTTCAAGGGTATCCTCATAGGTATCCCTTTCATATATCAAGTCAAATTCATTTTCGATTAGATCATATTCGTGTTTAACTTCCTCTTGATAATCCATTGCATCATCTGAATCGCCGAATGGTTTCATTTCCAATACGATAGGATTGCAATTCCTATCGATAATGTCCTGAACATAATTTTTACCTGTTGACATGCATTGAACAATAATAATATTCCTCATAAAAACCACCAAAAGCAATGCCGCAAACTGTGTGCGCATTTTCATATAACTAAATTATATTTTTATTAAATTATAAACCTTTTTTTTAATATTGCCACATAATTTGTTAGTGTTAAAATTATAATTATTGTTTAATAAATATCCGAAAATCAGTAGAATTCTTAATATAAAAAAAGTCAAATTTAATGTCTATTGCAGAGAAAAAATCTCTACAATCAGCATTAGACATTAAAATTTATCGATGTTTTACATCTCCATAGAGGTTTACTTTAAAGTAACTCTCTTGTATAATCATTATTATTAAAATATTATATAAATTTGACTATTTTTTTTTTAAAAGAATGTAATTAAACGGTGCCCTTTGAAAAAGACCCAACAAAAGCTAAATTTTCAATGCCAATAATAGACTTGTTTGCCAACTGCAGAATAATAACAATTATTAACTAACTGCAATATATTAAAGAATAGTAAGGGCATGGAAAGCAATCATGCCCGCACTTTTTTGTGCAGTTCAGAATAGGCTTGAAGATGCCGGGGCGCTCTTGCACATATTGGATAAAGATGAAGGCGTGATTCATGGATGAATAGGAAAATAGCTATAATCGGAATAATAATTCTTATCATTGCAGTTGTCATTATTCTAGTGATGTTAACTTCAGTTAGCTATGAGAGAATTGAAATAACTCCGAACGGGACAACCATGGAAGTTCCGGCCAATAAAACTAAATTTGATGGGGAACTTGCGGGAGTTAAGATTTGGAATTGGGACAATGGAATCCTGGTTACATACAACAGTCATGAGGACGGAAGCATCATCAATGTGTCTGAAGTGGGCTTCAGCACCCTAAACGATCTGATTAAAAATGGAGAAAAGCAGGAGATTGACGGCTTCACATGTTACGTGATAAATGCTGACGAATTACTTGAAATCCATATATTTGACATCATTAAAGTGAACTATAACGGCAAATTCTATTGCATTCCATTATATAATGAAACCACTCACGACAATATCATAATCTGCTGCAACGACAGGGACATTGCACTTCACATGGCCAAATCAGTGGAGTACAAGATCAGCACCATTTCCTCTGCAGAAAATATGACTGGAGATCTGCTGTCAAGAGCAGAAGATTATGTAAACGACACCAACTTAAGCAACGTCATATCCGATGTGGAAGAAAAGACAGGATTCGATCTGGATGATTTAAAAAATGAACTAGAGAGATACACCGGAAAGTTGCCAATATGATGCCAATGAAGTGATTGAAAACATTTTCAAGTTATTAAAATAGAATTTAGCTGAATTGGCTTTTTTCATGTTGATAATTTTATATTAAATCCCATAGAAGTCACAAACTATATAAAACAACAAGAAGAAAAAATAATATTAAGTATATTAAATTTTTAGATATGCCCTATTAGTTTTTTTACTAATACGCTACTTAAAATTAACAATATTTGGAGGATTAATAATAATGAATGAAACAGTTAAGGAACAGTCATGGATTCCACTGATAATTGTGGCCTTGGCTTCCTTTATTATAGCTTTGGACGCTACATTCATGAATGTGAGTATTGCTCAGGTTGTTGCCGATTTGCATACTGATGTTAGTACCATTCAAGCGACCATGTCGTTTTATACTCTCATCACGGCCGCATTCATGCTGCTGAGCGCCAAGCTTCAGGATATAGTCGGTAAAAAGAAGTTGTTTTTAATTGGTACTGCACTTTATGGTGTCGGTACATTCACTGCAGCAATAAGTCCAAGTGCTGAAATATTATTTATCGGATGGGCAGTAATAGAAGGTATTGCTGGAGCATTGATGATGCCTGCTACCGTTT
Encoded here:
- a CDS encoding MATE family efflux transporter, encoding MTYERNFDLLNSKFRELFFPTLMASIAGNFAILVDAFFISMFLGSTFLSVVQSIEPFVAFINVIYWLIGLGGSILCTMARAEFNNQKGNAYFTISLIAIIIIGLIITLSAIIFQDPYVELLCNSAQLKPLVAQYFFFYALGIVFECYMVCLAYFIKTDGFINMQFRAFLLCNVVNIVFDVILMKFFNMGISGAAIATTIGHIVSAIYITFYFVKSERTLRFIKIKSSRIIGYFSEICKAGFSGSSIPLYTTIRLILLNALIAGILGELGLSAYNMCYNALYLVDIFILGTVQSILPISAVYYKEEDFHGVDYVTKRSLKIVVGFGLFFSVLFVMFPQAVLFLFNVNNPSDIPLIMNIIRIFSISFIAFAVNSLYMFYAESVQYNKLANAITLLQGLIFPVLFAYLFTSLWGADGFWISLVVSQFATLLFIFLYSKVIARRSDGEYSGFFLNRRHEGVSLFEYTITGNVKDAVNLSENIQKQFNDERLSIMVSMAIEDMIVQIININDEIVDLIDIIIKDNEDYILISIKYSGICINITEDEDMESNIAILRNVSEKIDYSQILGLNNVTITIK
- a CDS encoding ATP-grasp domain-containing protein; protein product: MRNIIIVQCMSTGKNYVQDIIDRNCNPIVLEMKPFGDSDDAMDYQEEVKHEYDLIENEFDLIYERDTYEDTLEMVRKYDPLLIVPGTEDGVILATKLANDLNLLCNPIENIDAMTLKNEMQNRLAENNLRSIKGQVIRSLDEAIIYYDSENLKEVVVKPVYSAASVGVRLCSNKQEMIDAVNEVFNLTGVYGNELTELVIQERIKGQEYVVNTVSCNGTHRVTTIWKYNKIKTSEGGNIYDNDEIVYELGIGDSEIVEYAYDVADALGIKYGPVHGEYMVDEKGPVLIEVNCRPHGGNMDARYLDLISGQHETDSSLDSYLNPEKFHLERKKGYHQIAYGCIKEINVPKDLIAKSSPMESIGVNLKSYFKTNISPIETPQKFSKTQDLESSAGTVYLVNEDPHQLQKDVEFLRSIEKRAFQLVLSEDLHDDGNIEEDKISSEIESLINDIKAYGNCLLVTESIFDNLEISQVLVENLDDIKGKFDCVVVNLNRSISNKKDDETVKLLLNIFDLVKKSGLIFIPQTTYDFMPNSRLGAEALLTLLDFKIELPIHKLNRMVIASKG